Proteins from one Rosa chinensis cultivar Old Blush chromosome 7, RchiOBHm-V2, whole genome shotgun sequence genomic window:
- the LOC121050707 gene encoding tRNA dimethylallyltransferase 9-like, with the protein MYYSSDYSVGQFYDDARQATRCILDNGRVPIVTSGTGLYLRWLIYGKPDVPKASKEIASEVSFELADLERNGHWDAAVQLVIKAGDPKAQFLAANDWYRLRRSLEIIKVDL; encoded by the exons ATGTATTATTCTTCAGACTACTCCGTTGGACAATTTTATGACGATGCAAGGCAAGCTACAAGGTGTATTCTTGATAATGGGCGTGTTCCCATAGTTACTAGTGGCACTGGATTGTACTTGCGATG GTTAATATATGGAAAACCAGATGTTCCCAAAGCCTCAAAAGAGATCGCATCTGAAGTGTCTTTTGAGTTGGCAGATTTAGAAAGAAATGGACACTGGGATGCAGCTGTGCAGTTGGTGATCAAAGCAGGTGACCCTAAGGCTCAATTTTTGGCTGCTAATGATTGGTACCGATTAAGACGCAGCCTGGAGATCATCAAAGTTGATCTGTAA